A region of Ferruginibacter albus DNA encodes the following proteins:
- the recR gene encoding recombination mediator RecR, with the protein MVFSSSLLENAVNEFAKLPGIGKKTALRLVLHLIKQDKGEVNYFGDTITKMRDEIRFCSRCYNISDNDLCNICSNRSRLHETLCVVETIRDVIAIESTQQFNGVYHVLGGIISPLDGIGPEQLNIDSLIQRISKEEIKEIIFALNPNIQGDTTVYYISKKLKNTPVKITTIARGIAFGGELEYADEMTLAKSISNRIPVEHYINEG; encoded by the coding sequence ATGGTTTTTTCTTCTTCTCTTTTAGAAAATGCGGTAAATGAATTTGCAAAGCTTCCCGGCATTGGTAAAAAAACTGCCTTACGTTTGGTCTTACATCTTATTAAGCAAGATAAAGGCGAAGTAAATTATTTTGGCGATACTATTACTAAAATGCGGGATGAGATTCGCTTTTGCAGCCGCTGCTACAATATCTCTGATAATGACTTGTGCAATATTTGCTCCAATCGCTCACGCCTGCATGAAACGCTTTGTGTGGTGGAAACTATTCGAGACGTGATTGCGATAGAGAGTACACAACAGTTCAATGGGGTTTATCATGTATTGGGCGGAATTATTTCTCCTTTGGATGGAATTGGTCCCGAACAATTGAATATCGATTCATTGATACAGCGTATTTCAAAGGAAGAAATCAAAGAGATCATTTTTGCGCTCAACCCCAATATACAAGGCGATACAACAGTCTACTATATTAGTAAGAAATTAAAAAATACCCCGGTTAAGATTACCACCATTGCCCGTGGTATTGCATTTGGCGGCGAACTGGAATATGCCGATGAAATGACCCTGGCAAAAAGCATCAGTAATCGTATTCCGGTAGAGCATTATATTAATGAAGGATAA
- a CDS encoding ribonuclease HII, protein MLQSFFNKKLVEAGLDEAGRGCYAGPVFAAAVILPKNFYHPLLNDSKQLKESVRNLLRPIIEKESIAYAVASIDNDEIDIINILQASFKAMHLALDALSIIPESLLVDGNRFKAYKEISHHCIVEGDGKYASIAAASILAKTYRDEYMQQLHDEFPHYGWTSNKGYGTAEHRRAIEEHGICKYHRKSFNIIPAQLQIF, encoded by the coding sequence ATGCTGCAATCTTTTTTTAATAAAAAATTAGTTGAAGCCGGTTTGGATGAAGCCGGTCGTGGTTGTTATGCAGGACCTGTGTTTGCGGCAGCTGTTATTCTTCCTAAAAACTTTTATCATCCATTATTAAACGACAGTAAACAATTAAAAGAATCAGTCAGAAATCTCCTTCGTCCAATAATCGAAAAAGAAAGCATTGCTTATGCTGTAGCATCTATAGATAATGATGAAATAGATATCATAAATATTTTGCAGGCATCTTTTAAAGCCATGCACCTGGCTTTAGATGCATTGTCAATTATTCCCGAAAGTTTGTTGGTAGATGGCAATCGATTTAAAGCATATAAAGAAATCTCCCATCACTGTATAGTTGAAGGCGATGGCAAATACGCATCCATTGCCGCTGCAAGTATTTTAGCCAAAACCTACCGGGATGAATACATGCAGCAATTGCACGATGAATTTCCACATTATGGCTGGACAAGTAATAAAGGCTACGGCACAGCCGAGCATCGCCGGGCTATTGAAGAACACGGAATTTGTAAATACCACCGCAAGAGCTTCAATATTATTCCTGCGCAATTACAAATATTTTAG
- a CDS encoding COX15/CtaA family protein produces MRFIKGWIVATFVLTFLVIIAGGVVRTTQSGMGCPDWPTCFGKWIPPTNASELPPDFEKYLRKQDIDHTFNAFHTWIEYFNRLFGALLGLFAIVQVALLFPKKESYKKTYRLSVAYLAIVLLTGIFGAIVVKLNLSHASISVHLFFALLLLQIQLALILSLKSSLAAIHVEKRVIQWLVIFLALLVIQVSLGTNVRMYVDNVSKILHYEQRETWLAATPVAFLIHRSFSWVVLLSIIGISWYCRNNQLINKKIFLLATIIIASMITGIVLFYADMPAVAQPIHLFLASCAITQTISILLQTKTNKVSDTLNS; encoded by the coding sequence ATGCGATTTATTAAAGGTTGGATAGTTGCAACGTTTGTTCTTACTTTTTTAGTAATTATTGCAGGCGGAGTGGTGCGAACTACACAAAGCGGAATGGGTTGCCCGGATTGGCCAACCTGTTTTGGTAAATGGATACCACCAACCAATGCATCTGAATTGCCTCCCGATTTTGAAAAGTATTTACGTAAGCAGGATATTGATCATACGTTTAATGCCTTTCACACCTGGATAGAATATTTTAATAGATTGTTTGGGGCATTATTGGGCTTGTTTGCTATTGTGCAAGTTGCATTGCTGTTTCCTAAAAAAGAAAGCTATAAAAAAACATATCGATTATCTGTTGCTTACCTGGCTATAGTGTTACTCACCGGAATTTTTGGGGCAATTGTAGTAAAGTTAAATCTGTCTCATGCAAGTATTTCTGTTCATTTATTTTTTGCGTTATTGTTATTACAAATTCAACTGGCGTTAATACTTTCACTTAAATCATCTTTAGCCGCTATTCATGTAGAAAAAAGAGTAATTCAATGGCTGGTTATTTTTTTAGCATTATTAGTAATACAGGTATCCTTAGGTACTAATGTGAGAATGTATGTAGATAATGTTTCCAAAATCTTACATTACGAACAGAGGGAAACCTGGCTGGCTGCCACGCCTGTAGCTTTTTTAATTCATCGTAGTTTTTCCTGGGTAGTATTGTTAAGTATAATTGGCATCAGCTGGTATTGCAGAAATAATCAGCTTATAAATAAGAAAATATTCTTGTTAGCTACCATTATCATAGCAAGCATGATAACCGGCATTGTTCTTTTTTATGCTGATATGCCTGCCGTTGCTCAACCAATACACTTGTTCTTAGCAAGCTGCGCCATTACACAAACCATTTCTATTTTACTTCAGACTAAAACAAATAAGGTTTCGGATACGTTAAATAGCTAG
- a CDS encoding patatin-like phospholipase family protein codes for MRRLLNDIFYSFPVQLFILHFRKYQLLLVFWFILISTIDSNFMKGYGADALFFVPEYLGKTSPLSMAIVGVAIGVFFMSWNITTFILHSKRFKFLATTSKPFLKYCINNAIAPLLFLIFYFIRLSQFDSNRELLTGGQIVLLLLGFIGGLLLLLIFSFAFFFGADRRILKTIAPVIADPKMFKKNYDPTVNPQQDGFGMKVSYFFSSGFRLKKARSVSHYSQLFLDRIFKRHHFAGMIGVLLAFIFLVIVGFFLDVKAFQVPAAASIIIFFAIMIAVIGALTYFLQSWSMVFIIVLVVVLNILYTNEIIDPRNKAYGLNYDNKTEYPNYTKQSVQRLCPPQTIQQDKENMLQILENWKKRQTSEKPVIFFVNVSGGGLRSATFTMNAFQQLDSITHGQFMKQTFLISGSSGGMLAATYYRELYRQKQNNPSINLHSNRYTDDITQDLLNPVFSSMFNRDIFSPAQQFSIAPYSYVKDRGYAFEEKLDENSENILGGQLKDYYTDERTATIPMIIYNAVVTRDGRKLIMGTQPLSFMMKPSLYAADSNYSPDAVDFSSFFAKQDPQNLRILTALRMNATFPYVLPNVWLPSTPVIDVMDAGLRDNFGQENALRFIDNFRDWLDKNTGGVVIINMRDRLKDNWQHPLVTGSVTDIFTKPMAMLQYNWYKLQDYYQSDQYDYLKDSSANIHRLTFMYEPENEDKGAELNFHLTAAEKKDVISSFNSQYNKQMVKELLSLIK; via the coding sequence ATGCGCCGACTACTCAACGATATTTTCTATTCTTTTCCCGTACAGCTTTTTATTTTACATTTTCGTAAATATCAATTGCTGCTGGTGTTTTGGTTTATTCTGATCAGTACGATCGACAGTAATTTTATGAAAGGCTATGGCGCCGATGCTTTGTTTTTTGTTCCGGAGTATTTAGGTAAAACATCACCCTTAAGTATGGCGATTGTAGGCGTTGCAATAGGCGTGTTTTTTATGAGCTGGAATATTACGACGTTCATACTGCATAGCAAGCGATTTAAATTTTTAGCAACTACCTCCAAACCATTTTTAAAATATTGTATCAACAATGCAATAGCGCCGCTGCTGTTCTTAATTTTCTATTTTATTCGACTTTCACAATTTGACAGTAACCGTGAATTATTGACCGGCGGCCAAATTGTTTTATTGTTGCTGGGTTTTATCGGAGGCCTATTGTTATTACTTATTTTCTCTTTTGCTTTTTTCTTTGGCGCTGATAGAAGGATACTGAAGACCATTGCACCTGTTATAGCGGACCCCAAAATGTTCAAGAAAAATTATGATCCAACAGTAAACCCACAGCAGGATGGATTTGGGATGAAGGTCAGTTATTTTTTCAGCAGTGGATTCCGGTTAAAAAAAGCAAGAAGTGTCTCGCACTATAGCCAGCTTTTTCTAGATAGGATTTTTAAACGTCATCATTTTGCCGGAATGATCGGTGTTTTGCTGGCATTTATTTTTTTGGTGATCGTTGGGTTCTTTTTAGATGTAAAAGCATTCCAGGTGCCGGCGGCTGCAAGTATCATCATATTTTTTGCCATTATGATCGCTGTTATTGGAGCGCTTACGTATTTTCTGCAAAGCTGGAGTATGGTATTTATAATTGTATTGGTAGTGGTGTTGAATATTTTATATACCAATGAGATCATAGACCCCAGAAACAAAGCATATGGATTGAATTACGATAATAAAACAGAATATCCCAATTATACCAAGCAATCTGTACAAAGGTTATGCCCCCCGCAAACCATACAGCAGGATAAAGAGAACATGCTGCAAATTTTAGAGAATTGGAAAAAGCGACAAACTTCAGAAAAGCCGGTGATCTTTTTTGTAAATGTAAGTGGCGGCGGACTTAGAAGTGCTACGTTTACAATGAATGCTTTTCAGCAATTAGACAGCATTACACACGGGCAGTTCATGAAACAAACTTTTTTGATCAGTGGCTCGAGTGGTGGTATGCTGGCAGCAACTTATTACCGTGAACTATATCGTCAAAAACAAAATAATCCTTCTATCAATTTGCATAGCAACCGATATACAGATGATATTACACAAGATCTGTTGAACCCGGTTTTTTCATCTATGTTTAACAGGGATATATTTTCTCCTGCACAACAATTTTCGATTGCACCTTACAGCTATGTGAAAGATCGTGGGTATGCTTTTGAAGAAAAGCTGGATGAAAACTCTGAAAATATTTTGGGCGGCCAATTAAAGGATTATTATACAGATGAAAGAACGGCGACAATACCTATGATAATTTACAATGCCGTAGTAACAAGAGATGGAAGAAAGTTGATAATGGGTACACAGCCTCTCAGCTTTATGATGAAGCCTTCATTGTATGCAGCGGATAGCAATTATAGTCCGGATGCAGTAGATTTTTCTTCTTTCTTCGCAAAGCAGGACCCACAGAATTTAAGAATACTGACAGCATTAAGAATGAATGCGACATTTCCTTATGTATTGCCAAATGTATGGTTGCCTTCTACCCCGGTAATAGACGTAATGGATGCAGGGTTACGGGATAATTTCGGACAGGAAAATGCCTTACGTTTCATAGATAATTTCAGAGACTGGTTGGATAAAAATACGGGCGGAGTTGTAATTATTAATATGCGGGACCGGTTGAAAGATAACTGGCAACATCCGTTGGTTACCGGTTCTGTTACGGATATTTTTACAAAGCCAATGGCAATGCTGCAATACAATTGGTACAAGCTGCAGGATTATTACCAGTCAGACCAGTACGATTATCTAAAAGATTCTTCTGCTAATATTCATCGGCTTACTTTTATGTACGAACCTGAAAATGAAGATAAGGGAGCTGAACTTAATTTTCATTTAACTGCTGCTGAAAAGAAAGATGTTATATCTTCATTCAATTCGCAATACAATAAGCAAATGGTTAAAGAGCTTTTATCTTTAATAAAATAA
- a CDS encoding SET domain-containing protein has protein sequence MDAKQLLAELRNETYVMIKPSPIDGIGVFAIRDIPKGCRSMFSKNMGEWIPIPKIEIDSLPRHSKQLVETYCLFDDDQYFVPDYGFKVMDLVNYLNHSETPNIISINDGEVFEAIRDIKEGEELLINYGDIVESDE, from the coding sequence ATGGATGCAAAACAACTGTTGGCAGAGCTGCGTAATGAAACGTATGTAATGATAAAACCTTCACCGATCGATGGTATTGGAGTATTTGCTATCAGGGATATACCTAAAGGTTGTCGTAGTATGTTTTCAAAAAACATGGGTGAATGGATACCAATTCCTAAAATTGAAATTGATTCACTGCCCAGGCATTCCAAACAATTGGTGGAAACCTATTGCTTATTTGATGACGACCAGTATTTTGTTCCGGACTATGGATTTAAAGTAATGGACCTGGTTAATTACCTGAATCATTCTGAAACACCTAATATCATTTCTATTAATGATGGTGAAGTGTTTGAAGCCATAAGAGATATTAAGGAAGGAGAAGAACTTTTGATCAATTATGGAGATATTGTTGAATCTGATGAATAG
- a CDS encoding porin family protein, protein MKKLTATLFAIAFICSISFAQNKISNQSSQTISDKGTWELTPNIGFNFASLQANSYQQTASKVGLNIGASIEYYISDRWSFKGRLAFDQKGWGNGFIVPDNGPSYTTDFTLNYVTTTLLASYHFAKKRNWYLHFGPYFANLISASESAGGMDVKDAFSSGDIGLDAGIGVRLPISEKAKIIIEYDGQSGFGNVFKSGTNATTLRGSFNFGVNLKFN, encoded by the coding sequence ATGAAAAAATTAACGGCAACACTTTTTGCCATAGCTTTCATTTGCTCTATTTCATTCGCACAAAACAAGATCAGCAATCAATCTTCACAAACTATCTCCGATAAGGGAACCTGGGAACTCACCCCAAACATCGGGTTTAATTTTGCATCCTTGCAGGCAAATTCCTATCAACAAACAGCTTCAAAAGTTGGATTGAACATTGGAGCTTCAATAGAATATTATATTTCGGACAGATGGAGCTTTAAAGGTCGATTAGCTTTTGATCAAAAGGGATGGGGCAACGGATTTATTGTGCCGGATAATGGACCATCTTATACTACTGATTTTACGCTGAATTATGTTACAACCACTTTACTAGCAAGCTATCATTTTGCAAAAAAACGAAACTGGTATTTGCACTTCGGGCCTTATTTTGCTAATCTTATCAGTGCCAGTGAATCCGCAGGTGGTATGGATGTTAAAGATGCTTTTAGCAGTGGTGATATTGGATTAGATGCCGGTATAGGAGTAAGATTACCTATATCTGAAAAAGCAAAAATAATTATAGAGTATGACGGGCAAAGCGGATTTGGCAATGTATTTAAAAGCGGAACAAATGCAACTACGCTGCGAGGCAGTTTTAATTTCGGAGTAAATTTAAAATTCAATTAA
- the tsf gene encoding translation elongation factor Ts, with translation MSVTITASDINKLRQTTGAGMLDCRKALTESNGDFEAAIDWLRKQGQKVAAKRSDREAKEGVVLAKTTADNKAGIVLCISCETDFVSKNADFVAFAQGIADAAIANNVKSVDELNEVLINGAKVADLINDKLAAIGEKIAISKFERVEAPYVASYIHGANRMGVLVGLTKEAEEAGKDVAMQIAAMNPLAVDETSISAETIQREKEIAIEQIKAEGKPAEMAEKIAVGKLAKFFKENTLLAQPFVKDNNKSVAEYLKGVAADLKVTDFKRVALG, from the coding sequence ATGAGTGTAACAATAACAGCATCTGATATAAATAAATTGCGTCAAACAACCGGCGCAGGAATGTTAGATTGTCGTAAAGCTTTAACAGAAAGCAATGGTGACTTTGAAGCAGCAATCGACTGGTTGCGTAAGCAAGGTCAAAAAGTGGCTGCTAAACGTAGCGACCGTGAAGCTAAAGAAGGCGTTGTTTTAGCAAAAACAACTGCAGATAACAAAGCAGGTATCGTTTTATGCATCAGTTGCGAAACTGATTTCGTAAGTAAAAATGCAGACTTCGTTGCGTTTGCGCAAGGCATTGCTGATGCAGCAATCGCCAACAATGTAAAAAGTGTGGATGAGTTGAATGAAGTACTGATCAACGGCGCTAAAGTAGCGGATCTTATCAATGATAAATTAGCTGCTATCGGTGAAAAGATCGCTATTTCTAAATTTGAAAGAGTAGAAGCTCCTTATGTTGCTTCTTACATACACGGTGCAAACCGTATGGGCGTTTTGGTTGGCTTAACTAAAGAAGCTGAAGAAGCCGGTAAAGACGTAGCCATGCAAATTGCTGCGATGAATCCATTAGCAGTTGATGAAACATCTATCTCTGCCGAAACAATTCAAAGAGAAAAAGAAATAGCTATTGAGCAAATCAAAGCAGAAGGCAAGCCTGCTGAAATGGCTGAAAAAATTGCCGTAGGTAAGCTGGCTAAATTCTTTAAAGAAAACACATTGTTAGCACAGCCTTTCGTAAAAGACAACAATAAATCTGTTGCTGAATACTTAAAAGGAGTTGCTGCTGATCTAAAAGTAACAGACTTTAAAAGAGTAGCATTAGGTTAA
- the rpsB gene encoding 30S ribosomal protein S2 encodes MENNTSLQQQLLDAGVHFGHLKKKWNPKMLPYIFAEKKGIHIIDLNKTVEGLQEAAAALKSIAKSGKKIMFVATKKQAKEIVSDCAKKVNMPFVTERWLGGMLTNFNTVRKSVKKMQSIEKMLNDGSIDNLTKKERLTLTRDKDKMEKVLGGIAQISRIPAALFMVDIGHEHIALAEAKRLNITTFGMVDTNCDPNKVDFAVPANDDATKSIAIIANYLTAAIAEGLAERQAEKDEDDSNAEAEESAEAKARRFEQQADGEDGGRRRSGNAPKRRVPGPGAGGRRPAGTGGPR; translated from the coding sequence ATGGAAAATAACACTTCCTTACAACAACAATTGCTTGATGCAGGTGTACACTTTGGACATTTGAAAAAGAAATGGAATCCAAAAATGTTGCCTTACATCTTTGCAGAAAAAAAAGGTATTCACATTATTGACCTGAACAAAACCGTAGAAGGTTTACAGGAAGCTGCTGCTGCATTGAAATCAATTGCAAAAAGCGGTAAAAAAATAATGTTTGTTGCTACTAAAAAGCAAGCGAAAGAAATCGTTTCGGATTGCGCTAAAAAAGTAAACATGCCTTTTGTTACCGAACGTTGGTTGGGTGGTATGTTGACGAACTTCAACACAGTGCGTAAGAGCGTTAAAAAAATGCAGAGCATTGAAAAAATGTTGAACGATGGCAGCATCGATAATCTTACTAAAAAAGAACGTTTAACCTTAACACGTGATAAAGACAAAATGGAAAAAGTATTGGGCGGTATTGCGCAAATAAGCCGTATCCCTGCAGCTTTGTTCATGGTTGACATTGGTCACGAGCACATTGCATTGGCAGAAGCAAAACGTTTGAACATCACTACTTTTGGTATGGTTGATACGAATTGCGATCCTAACAAAGTTGACTTTGCAGTTCCTGCAAACGACGATGCTACTAAGTCAATTGCTATTATTGCTAATTATCTTACTGCTGCTATTGCAGAAGGTTTAGCTGAACGCCAGGCTGAAAAAGATGAAGACGACAGCAATGCAGAAGCTGAAGAATCAGCAGAAGCAAAAGCAAGACGTTTTGAACAACAAGCTGATGGCGAAGATGGTGGCAGACGCAGAAGTGGTAATGCTCCTAAGCGCAGGGTTCCAGGACCAGGCGCAGGTGGCAGAAGACCAGCTGGTACAGGCGGCCCAAGATAA
- the rpsI gene encoding 30S ribosomal protein S9: protein MEKQKNAVGRRKEAVTRVFLSKGNGKLTINGKDYKAYFPLVYLQNQVESPLKTIEATDKFDVVINAQGGGVKGQAEAIKLGIARALLQVNADYRPALKAAGLLKRDPRSVERKKPGRKKARRSFQFSKR, encoded by the coding sequence ATGGAAAAACAAAAAAACGCTGTTGGTCGTCGTAAAGAAGCTGTAACCCGTGTTTTCTTAAGCAAGGGTAATGGTAAGTTAACGATAAACGGTAAAGATTATAAAGCATATTTCCCATTGGTTTATTTACAAAACCAGGTAGAATCTCCGCTTAAAACTATTGAAGCTACTGACAAATTTGACGTTGTTATCAATGCACAAGGCGGTGGTGTAAAAGGACAGGCTGAAGCAATTAAATTAGGTATTGCCCGTGCTTTGTTACAGGTAAATGCTGATTATCGCCCGGCTTTAAAAGCAGCAGGTTTGCTTAAACGTGATCCACGTTCTGTTGAGCGTAAAAAACCAGGTCGCAAAAAAGCAAGAAGAAGCTTCCAGTTCAGCAAACGTTAA
- the rplM gene encoding 50S ribosomal protein L13, which yields MSKLHFTTKHANEATVTHNWYVVDGTNQTVGRLCSKIAAVLRGKNKAYFTPHVDCGDFIILINAEKVKFTGNKLDEKVYDHFTGYPGGRKEEIAKDLQRRRPEVIIERAVKGMLPKNRLGRKMYKKLFVYAGGEHSHSAQKPQTLTF from the coding sequence ATGAGCAAATTACATTTCACTACAAAGCATGCGAACGAGGCTACCGTTACGCACAACTGGTATGTTGTGGATGGTACTAATCAAACCGTTGGTCGCTTGTGTTCTAAAATTGCTGCTGTTCTTCGTGGTAAGAACAAAGCATATTTTACTCCACACGTTGATTGCGGCGATTTTATCATTCTTATTAATGCCGAAAAAGTAAAATTTACCGGTAACAAATTAGACGAAAAAGTGTACGACCACTTTACCGGTTACCCCGGCGGACGTAAAGAAGAAATTGCAAAAGATCTTCAAAGACGTCGTCCTGAAGTTATTATTGAAAGAGCAGTTAAAGGGATGTTGCCTAAAAATCGTTTAGGTCGCAAGATGTACAAAAAATTATTTGTATATGCAGGTGGCGAACATTCTCATTCAGCTCAAAAACCTCAAACATTAACGTTCTAA
- the ligA gene encoding NAD-dependent DNA ligase LigA has product MYTKEQTQQLQKLTNEWMSSGKADNNTIEQLRDVLRFHEYRYYVLNDPLISDVEYDGLYKQLENFEKSNPDAITPDSPTQRVGSSLNTSFVTVQHIVPMLSLENSYNADDLIDWDRKARELTGLDKVEYCIEPKFDGASISLIYENDLLTRAATRGDGVEGEEITTNIKRIKSVPLSAKFSTYDIEQIEIRGEVMMNKNSFKKYNEQLQEQNLLPLANPRNAASGSLRMKDPKEVAKRNLEAFLYNVSFLTNKTSNAHTNVKLPTHSSMLEMLWQLGFHSPKAEKKVVKGIDDVIQYVNEYEYKRDDLPYEIDGMVIKVNDLSLQDKMGMTTHHPRWAIAFKFKARQATSKLIKVEFQVGRTGSITPVAKIEPVPIGGVTVSSISLFNEDVVREKDLHIGDTVLVERAGDVIPYIVKPLAELRDGTEKPIIFPKNCPVCGDELVKPEDEAVWRCVNINCKAQVVERIIHFVSKDAMDIKSFGEANVRKFYELGLLKDVPGIYQLDFDVISKLEGFGKKSIDNLHTAIENSKTQPLHRLIFALGIRYVGETTAKTLAHKITNLLDLKNFSEEQLQQFDDVGVKVAASIYQFFGNKDNIEMLHKLQQLGVQLESSKQQLAVGDSLAGKMFLFTGTLEKLKRSDAEELVEKNGGSIVGSVTSKLNYLVVGADAGSKLEKAKKIPAIKIISEEDFIKMIPK; this is encoded by the coding sequence ATGTATACAAAAGAACAAACTCAGCAGCTTCAAAAGCTTACCAATGAATGGATGTCATCCGGCAAAGCCGATAACAATACTATAGAACAATTAAGAGACGTACTTCGCTTTCATGAATACCGTTATTATGTTTTAAACGATCCATTAATTAGCGATGTAGAATACGATGGTTTATATAAACAATTAGAAAATTTTGAAAAAAGCAACCCCGATGCCATAACTCCCGATTCTCCTACACAGAGGGTAGGCAGTAGTTTAAATACTTCATTTGTTACGGTACAGCATATTGTTCCTATGTTAAGCCTCGAGAACAGTTACAATGCTGACGACCTCATTGATTGGGATAGAAAAGCAAGGGAACTAACGGGATTGGATAAGGTGGAATATTGTATTGAGCCCAAATTTGATGGAGCCAGCATTTCTCTTATCTATGAAAACGACTTACTAACGAGAGCGGCTACACGAGGTGATGGAGTGGAAGGCGAAGAAATAACCACCAACATCAAGCGAATAAAGTCAGTGCCGCTGTCAGCCAAATTTTCTACTTACGATATTGAGCAAATTGAAATTCGTGGGGAAGTGATGATGAACAAGAATAGCTTTAAAAAATATAACGAACAATTGCAGGAGCAAAACCTGCTGCCATTGGCAAATCCACGCAATGCAGCATCCGGCTCTTTGCGTATGAAAGATCCAAAAGAAGTTGCGAAAAGAAACCTCGAAGCATTTTTATATAATGTAAGTTTTCTTACAAATAAAACTTCCAATGCACACACCAATGTGAAATTGCCAACACATTCATCCATGCTGGAAATGTTGTGGCAATTAGGTTTTCATAGTCCTAAAGCAGAAAAAAAAGTAGTGAAAGGAATTGATGACGTTATTCAATACGTAAATGAATATGAATACAAGCGGGATGATCTGCCATATGAAATAGATGGCATGGTGATTAAGGTAAATGATCTGTCACTGCAGGACAAAATGGGAATGACAACGCATCATCCGCGTTGGGCAATTGCTTTTAAGTTTAAAGCAAGGCAGGCAACCAGTAAATTAATAAAAGTAGAATTCCAGGTTGGACGCACAGGCAGCATTACACCGGTGGCTAAAATAGAGCCGGTACCGATTGGCGGTGTCACAGTTTCTTCTATCTCTCTTTTTAACGAAGATGTGGTGCGTGAAAAAGATTTGCATATTGGCGATACGGTTTTGGTAGAACGTGCGGGTGATGTGATTCCATATATTGTAAAACCTTTGGCGGAGCTAAGAGATGGAACAGAAAAGCCGATCATCTTTCCAAAAAATTGCCCTGTTTGTGGTGATGAACTGGTTAAGCCTGAAGATGAAGCAGTGTGGCGTTGCGTAAATATCAATTGTAAAGCGCAGGTGGTAGAACGCATTATTCATTTTGTAAGTAAAGATGCAATGGATATTAAAAGCTTTGGTGAGGCCAATGTTCGCAAGTTTTATGAATTGGGTCTGCTAAAAGACGTTCCGGGTATTTACCAATTGGATTTTGATGTCATCAGTAAACTGGAAGGGTTTGGTAAAAAATCTATCGATAATCTTCACACTGCTATTGAAAATTCTAAAACGCAACCGTTACACAGGTTAATATTTGCACTGGGTATTCGTTACGTTGGAGAAACTACTGCCAAAACACTGGCACATAAGATCACCAACTTGCTTGATCTGAAAAACTTTTCAGAAGAACAATTGCAACAGTTTGATGATGTTGGCGTAAAAGTTGCAGCTAGTATTTACCAGTTCTTTGGTAATAAAGATAATATCGAAATGCTGCACAAGTTGCAGCAATTAGGTGTTCAATTGGAAAGCAGTAAACAACAATTAGCCGTTGGCGATAGTTTGGCAGGTAAAATGTTTCTGTTTACCGGAACGCTTGAAAAACTAAAACGCAGCGATGCGGAGGAGTTGGTTGAAAAGAACGGTGGCAGCATAGTCGGCAGCGTTACCAGCAAATTAAATTACCTGGTAGTGGGTGCCGATGCAGGAAGCAAATTGGAAAAAGCCAAAAAGATCCCAGCCATAAAGATCATTAGCGAAGAAGATTTTATTAAAATGATTCCGAAATAG
- a CDS encoding NUMOD4 domain-containing protein encodes MVKKIAGETWKQLQFGGRNALRKKYAISSLGRAASYTITVSEDGKLLVGSLTSGYRTLNLHIGDGNGTIYLHREVAKLFLKKPSPKYKYVIHLNHKKSDNNYKNLKWATLEEVSEHQQGSPQKIAYKKRQASKTNGLKLSATQVKTIKDTLKNPKRKLTYKQLATKYKVSEMTLYRIRSGENWSKVK; translated from the coding sequence ATGGTCAAGAAAATTGCCGGAGAAACATGGAAGCAACTTCAGTTTGGCGGCCGCAATGCTCTCCGTAAAAAATATGCAATCTCTTCCTTAGGACGTGCTGCCAGTTATACAATTACTGTATCTGAAGATGGAAAACTTTTGGTGGGTTCTCTTACTTCCGGTTATAGAACATTGAACTTACATATTGGTGATGGTAACGGAACTATTTACCTGCACCGGGAAGTAGCCAAATTGTTTTTAAAAAAGCCATCTCCTAAATACAAATATGTAATTCATCTTAATCACAAAAAAAGTGATAATAATTACAAAAATTTAAAATGGGCTACGTTAGAAGAAGTGAGCGAGCATCAGCAAGGTAGTCCACAAAAAATTGCGTACAAAAAGCGACAAGCCAGTAAAACCAATGGGCTTAAGCTGTCAGCAACCCAGGTTAAAACAATTAAAGACACACTTAAAAACCCCAAGCGTAAGCTTACTTACAAGCAATTGGCAACTAAATATAAAGTAAGTGAAATGACATTATATAGAATAAGAAGTGGTGAAAACTGGAGTAAGGTTAAGTAA